Proteins from one Caulobacter sp. 73W genomic window:
- a CDS encoding mannose-1-phosphate guanylyltransferase/mannose-6-phosphate isomerase, with amino-acid sequence MSLYPVILCGGSGTRLWPASRPDRPKQFLKLIGESSSYQETLKRLREMPGAEEPVIVTGRSMLEQVLRQAAEIGVRVTVLVEPEARDSGPAIAAAAAYIQTLAPKGVMLMLAADHHIAESEIFQQAATVAAKAAGDGHIVTFGVEPTDPATGYGYIRPGAQLENGVQRVDAFVEKPDRKTAEKYLTEGYLWNSGNFAFRADVLMEEMAEFEPTIAQAARESVDWARRDGQALWLDRDAFAGAAKKSVDFAVMERTRKAAVAPAGFTWSDLGAWDAIWDASPRDEAGNSASGDVQLIRTEGVLVRSNGPFVGVIGVTDLLIVAEPDAVLVCRRDDAQSVKTLVDKLKEGGRHIAQRHVVSASGGVAKQPVTKENGAEVEIWRLEDKAAAVLPAGTVQVLAGKIEGEPKRHKSGDRFDLDGPMSVRAKGGATLLVTRWL; translated from the coding sequence ATGTCGCTTTATCCGGTGATCCTCTGCGGCGGCTCTGGCACGCGTCTATGGCCGGCGTCGCGTCCTGACCGTCCCAAGCAGTTCCTCAAGCTGATCGGCGAGAGTTCTTCGTACCAGGAAACCCTCAAGCGCCTGCGCGAGATGCCGGGCGCCGAGGAGCCGGTGATCGTCACCGGCCGCAGCATGCTGGAGCAGGTGCTTCGCCAGGCCGCCGAGATCGGCGTGCGTGTGACCGTGCTGGTCGAGCCCGAGGCCCGCGACAGCGGTCCGGCCATCGCCGCCGCAGCCGCCTATATCCAGACCCTGGCGCCGAAGGGCGTCATGCTGATGTTGGCCGCCGACCACCACATCGCCGAATCCGAGATTTTCCAGCAGGCCGCAACGGTCGCCGCCAAGGCGGCCGGCGACGGCCACATCGTCACCTTCGGCGTCGAGCCCACCGATCCCGCCACGGGCTACGGCTACATCCGCCCCGGCGCTCAGTTGGAGAACGGCGTGCAGCGCGTGGACGCCTTCGTCGAGAAGCCGGACCGCAAGACCGCTGAGAAGTACCTGACCGAAGGCTATCTGTGGAACAGCGGCAACTTCGCCTTCCGCGCCGACGTGCTGATGGAGGAGATGGCCGAGTTCGAACCGACCATCGCCCAGGCGGCCCGCGAGTCCGTGGATTGGGCCCGCCGCGACGGCCAGGCCCTGTGGCTGGACCGCGACGCCTTCGCCGGCGCGGCCAAGAAGTCGGTGGACTTCGCGGTCATGGAGCGCACCCGCAAGGCCGCCGTGGCCCCGGCCGGGTTCACCTGGTCGGACCTGGGCGCCTGGGACGCCATCTGGGACGCCTCGCCCCGCGACGAGGCCGGCAACAGCGCCAGCGGCGACGTGCAGCTGATCCGCACCGAGGGCGTGCTCGTGCGCTCGAACGGCCCATTCGTGGGGGTGATCGGCGTCACGGACCTGCTGATCGTCGCCGAGCCGGACGCGGTGCTGGTCTGCCGTCGGGACGACGCCCAGAGCGTCAAGACCCTGGTCGACAAGCTCAAGGAAGGCGGCCGGCACATCGCCCAGCGCCACGTGGTCAGCGCCAGCGGCGGGGTCGCCAAACAGCCGGTGACCAAGGAGAACGGGGCCGAGGTCGAGATCTGGCGTCTTGAGGACAAGGCCGCCGCCGTTCTTCCCGCCGGCACCGTTCAGGTGCTGGCCGGCAAGATCGAGGGAGAGCCCAAGCGCCACAAGAGCGGCGACCGCTTCGACCTCGACGGTCCGATGAGCGTGCGCGCCAAGGGCGGCGCGACACTGCTGGTCACCCGCTGGCTGTAG
- the bcsB gene encoding cellulose biosynthesis cyclic di-GMP-binding regulatory protein BcsB translates to MTTTYAPAQVQLGPLVDAPLPPDVQSFSLADLEVKNPLRMISVDGEFSVPFNLSSDTQVTAANLRLRLTHSPAMLPDLSQLVVYINDEVISAVRLDGSGASGMTIDIPVDPALFKPRNRLNLRFLGHYTRGCENPLHPSLWAEIDSRASRLSITTTRGAPRLELARLPAPFFEGLPGGLNVPFAFGGPPSDEALQSAAAVASYFALAADYQHFRFPVSIGALPAGNGVVFATSGETVGGYSVGQINEPTLRLVENPAAPGSTLLMVMGRDREQLLTAGRTLALGSISLRGAGATTTAPTLRERKPYDAPRWLRTDRPVRFGELADQSAMQIVGSGAPVIVPIRTAPDLFLWPSNVARLKLRYRFGDGDWLNLSASRLDVSLNGTYVKSLSFRDSTRADVFVDRVPGYFTFKEAKVDLPSYMLFGQNELNLYFNIIPRTVGNCKGELPVNLRSGIDPDSTIDLSGAAHFGSLPNLAYFTGSIFPFTRMADLSETAVVLSSNPTPGELETMFSIIGQAAESTGVAATRVLITRSSDEAVLKDKDVLLIGSTALAASHAGLFAKSPFTPTEGGLVRRARLLDGLTRLFGGKGADSVLDGQDFAGLASFRSPYGGRRVVVTVLSSDPATLPATMRRLTLPTNIFKVQGDLTADASDGVKGYRVGPIFWRGTLSPLIFVLWWFSRNPLLLALGFVAAALILSGPVFLAYKALEKRRLQQ, encoded by the coding sequence GTGACCACCACCTATGCGCCGGCCCAGGTTCAACTGGGCCCGCTGGTGGACGCCCCCCTGCCGCCCGACGTCCAGTCCTTCAGCCTGGCCGATCTGGAGGTGAAGAACCCGCTGCGGATGATCAGCGTCGATGGGGAATTCTCGGTCCCGTTCAACCTGTCGTCCGACACGCAGGTCACGGCCGCCAACCTGCGCCTGCGCCTGACCCATTCGCCGGCCATGCTGCCGGACCTGTCGCAACTGGTCGTCTACATCAACGACGAGGTGATCAGCGCGGTCCGCCTGGACGGCAGCGGCGCCTCGGGCATGACCATAGACATTCCGGTCGATCCGGCCCTGTTCAAGCCCCGCAACCGACTGAACCTGCGCTTCCTCGGCCACTACACGCGCGGCTGCGAGAACCCGCTGCACCCTTCCCTGTGGGCCGAGATCGACTCCCGCGCCTCGCGCCTCAGCATCACCACCACGCGCGGCGCCCCGCGCCTGGAGCTGGCGCGCCTGCCGGCCCCGTTCTTCGAAGGCCTGCCCGGCGGCCTGAACGTGCCCTTCGCCTTCGGCGGCCCGCCCAGCGACGAGGCGCTGCAGTCGGCGGCGGCGGTGGCGTCCTACTTCGCCCTGGCGGCCGACTATCAGCACTTCCGCTTCCCTGTCTCCATCGGGGCTCTTCCCGCCGGTAACGGCGTGGTCTTCGCCACCTCGGGCGAGACGGTCGGCGGCTATTCGGTCGGCCAGATCAACGAGCCGACCCTGCGTCTGGTCGAGAACCCCGCGGCGCCCGGCTCCACCCTGCTGATGGTCATGGGCCGGGATCGCGAGCAGTTGCTGACCGCGGGCCGAACGCTGGCTCTGGGCTCCATCTCCCTGCGCGGCGCCGGCGCGACGACCACCGCGCCCACCCTGCGCGAGCGAAAGCCCTATGACGCACCGCGCTGGCTGCGCACCGACCGCCCCGTCCGCTTCGGCGAGCTGGCCGATCAAAGCGCCATGCAGATCGTCGGCTCGGGCGCGCCGGTCATCGTGCCGATCCGTACGGCGCCGGACCTGTTCCTGTGGCCGTCCAACGTGGCTCGGCTGAAGCTGCGCTACCGGTTCGGGGATGGGGACTGGCTGAACCTGTCGGCCTCGCGCCTCGACGTGTCGCTCAACGGCACCTACGTCAAATCGCTCAGCTTCCGCGACAGCACCCGCGCCGACGTCTTCGTCGACCGCGTGCCGGGCTACTTCACCTTCAAGGAAGCCAAGGTCGATCTGCCGTCCTACATGCTGTTCGGCCAGAACGAGCTGAACCTCTATTTCAACATCATCCCGCGCACCGTGGGGAACTGTAAGGGCGAGCTGCCGGTCAACCTGCGCAGCGGCATCGACCCCGACAGCACCATCGACCTGAGCGGGGCGGCCCACTTCGGCAGCCTGCCGAACCTGGCCTATTTCACCGGCTCGATCTTCCCGTTCACCCGCATGGCCGACCTGTCGGAAACGGCCGTGGTGCTGTCGTCCAACCCGACGCCGGGCGAGCTGGAGACCATGTTCTCGATCATCGGCCAGGCGGCGGAATCCACCGGCGTCGCGGCGACCCGCGTGCTGATCACCCGCAGCTCGGACGAGGCGGTCCTCAAGGACAAGGACGTGCTGCTGATCGGCTCCACCGCCCTGGCGGCCAGCCATGCCGGCCTGTTCGCCAAAAGCCCGTTCACCCCGACTGAAGGCGGCCTTGTCCGTCGCGCGCGTCTGCTGGACGGACTGACCCGACTGTTCGGCGGCAAGGGCGCCGACAGCGTGCTGGATGGCCAGGACTTCGCCGGTCTGGCCAGCTTCCGCTCGCCCTATGGGGGCCGGCGCGTGGTGGTGACCGTGCTGTCCTCCGACCCGGCGACCCTGCCGGCGACGATGCGCCGCCTGACCCTGCCGACCAACATCTTCAAGGTGCAGGGCGACCTGACGGCCGACGCCTCCGACGGGGTAAAGGGCTACCGCGTCGGGCCGATCTTCTGGCGCGGCACGCTGTCGCCGCTGATTTTCGTGCTGTGGTGGTTCAGCCGCAATCCGTTGCTGCTGGCCCTCGGCTTCGTGGCCGCGGCGCTGATCCTGTCCGGTCCGGTGTTCCTGGCCTACAAGGCGCTCGAGAAGCGCCGCCTGCAGCAATAG
- a CDS encoding AGE family epimerase/isomerase produces MSDAFAKAAKLCATLKTWLLNDAYPIWWEVGADHMRGGFYEKIAQDGTPVEAPRRARVQPRQIYAFAAAKALGWDGPADAAVAHGLDFFLGRYLRPDGLVRTLVSPEGEPLDDSVVLYDQAFAIYGLAVAYRLTGEARLRDIAVTLRDALIAERKHPVAGFEEGSPRVTPLLSNPHMHLFEACLEWDEAGGDAQWRVLADEIANLALSRFVDPKSGGVREYYDGDWHAAPGVDGRILEPGHQFEWGWLLMRWGSLAAHPNAIEAALRMIGIGEGPGVDPQRGVAFFSLLDDMTPHDLTARLWAQTERIKAGVLAAELTGDNSWWDMASAGAEGLLKYFDTPVPGLYRDRMQPDGSFVDEPAPASSLYHIVLAIAEFDRAVKTRAG; encoded by the coding sequence ATGTCCGACGCCTTCGCCAAGGCCGCCAAGTTGTGCGCCACGCTGAAGACCTGGCTGCTGAACGACGCCTATCCGATCTGGTGGGAGGTCGGGGCCGACCACATGCGAGGCGGCTTCTACGAAAAGATCGCCCAGGACGGCACGCCGGTGGAGGCGCCCCGCCGCGCCCGGGTGCAGCCGCGCCAGATCTACGCCTTCGCCGCCGCCAAGGCCCTGGGCTGGGACGGTCCGGCCGACGCCGCCGTGGCGCACGGTCTCGACTTCTTCCTGGGCCGCTACCTTCGCCCTGACGGCCTTGTCCGCACCCTGGTCAGCCCGGAGGGCGAGCCCCTGGACGACAGCGTGGTCCTCTATGACCAGGCCTTCGCGATCTATGGCCTGGCCGTCGCCTATCGCCTGACCGGAGAAGCGCGCCTGCGGGACATCGCCGTAACCTTGCGCGACGCCTTGATCGCCGAACGCAAGCATCCTGTGGCCGGGTTCGAGGAGGGTTCGCCCCGCGTCACGCCCCTGCTGTCCAACCCGCACATGCATCTGTTCGAGGCCTGCCTGGAATGGGACGAGGCCGGCGGCGACGCCCAGTGGCGCGTCCTGGCCGACGAGATCGCCAACCTCGCCCTCAGCCGGTTCGTCGACCCAAAGAGCGGCGGCGTCCGCGAGTATTATGACGGCGACTGGCATGCCGCCCCTGGCGTGGATGGCCGCATCCTGGAGCCGGGCCACCAGTTCGAATGGGGCTGGCTGCTGATGCGCTGGGGCAGCCTGGCCGCCCATCCCAACGCCATCGAGGCGGCCCTGCGCATGATCGGCATCGGCGAAGGCCCAGGCGTCGATCCGCAGCGCGGCGTCGCCTTCTTCTCCCTGCTGGACGACATGACGCCCCACGACCTGACGGCGCGCCTTTGGGCCCAGACCGAACGGATCAAGGCCGGCGTTCTGGCCGCCGAATTGACCGGCGACAATTCCTGGTGGGACATGGCCAGCGCCGGTGCGGAGGGCCTGCTGAAGTACTTCGACACGCCGGTTCCGGGGCTCTATCGCGACCGCATGCAGCCCGACGGTTCATTCGTGGACGAACCAGCCCCGGCCAGTTCGCTCTATCACATCGTGCTCGCCATCGCGGAGTTCGACCGGGCGGTGAAGACGCGCGCGGGCTGA
- a CDS encoding HAD family hydrolase, whose amino-acid sequence MKTTLKAVLFDRDGVLNLDEGYTHKPEDLVWTPGARAAILRLNEAGLKVIVVTNQSGVARGLYDLAAVDLFHEEMQRQLADDGGRIDAFYACPYHKDARIEAWRHDDHPDRKPNPGMLLAALRDFGLTADEALMIGDRGSDMEAARRAGMPGHLYEGGDLDALVARVIA is encoded by the coding sequence ATGAAAACCACGCTGAAGGCCGTGCTGTTCGACCGTGATGGGGTGCTGAACCTCGACGAAGGGTACACCCACAAGCCCGAGGACCTGGTCTGGACGCCCGGCGCCCGCGCGGCGATCCTTCGTCTGAACGAGGCTGGCCTCAAGGTGATCGTGGTCACCAACCAGTCCGGCGTGGCGCGTGGCCTGTACGACCTGGCCGCCGTCGATCTGTTCCATGAGGAGATGCAGCGACAGCTGGCCGATGACGGCGGCCGGATCGACGCCTTCTACGCCTGCCCCTACCACAAGGACGCGCGGATCGAGGCCTGGCGGCACGACGACCATCCAGACCGCAAGCCCAATCCCGGCATGCTGCTGGCGGCCCTGCGCGATTTTGGCCTGACCGCCGACGAGGCCCTGATGATCGGCGACCGAGGCTCCGACATGGAGGCCGCCCGCCGCGCCGGCATGCCAGGCCACCTCTATGAGGGCGGCGATCTCGACGCCCTGGTGGCGCGGGTCATCGCATGA
- the rfbD gene encoding dTDP-4-dehydrorhamnose reductase — MIRILQFGATGQVARCILAAAEGRAQVTALSRADCDLADPVAIEAAIAAADCDLILNCAAFTAVDAAESDPQAAMAVNVEAPAAMARACAARGLPLVHLSTDYVFDGAKGAPYVETDSAAPLASVYARSKLAGEAAVLAYAKGVVFRIAWVFSPLSRNFVTVMMRLARERDEVRIVADQTSTPTSAVDLADFLVRTTPRWAAASAGDEAFGLFHFANSGVATRFELASAAIARDPQTRARLTPVPMTAFPEPAPRPAYSALDTGKLSRVFGEHPRAWREAVAETADALVANGALNS; from the coding sequence ATGATCCGTATCCTTCAATTCGGCGCGACGGGCCAGGTCGCCCGCTGCATCCTGGCCGCCGCCGAGGGAAGGGCGCAGGTGACGGCCCTGTCGCGGGCCGATTGCGATCTCGCCGATCCTGTCGCCATCGAGGCGGCGATCGCAGCCGCCGACTGCGACCTGATCCTAAACTGCGCCGCCTTCACCGCCGTGGATGCGGCCGAGAGCGATCCACAGGCCGCCATGGCCGTGAACGTGGAGGCGCCGGCCGCCATGGCGCGGGCCTGCGCCGCGCGGGGCCTGCCGCTTGTCCATCTGTCCACCGACTACGTCTTCGACGGCGCCAAGGGCGCGCCCTATGTGGAGACCGACTCCGCGGCTCCCCTGGCCTCGGTCTATGCGCGCTCCAAGCTGGCGGGGGAGGCGGCCGTGCTGGCCTACGCCAAGGGCGTGGTGTTTCGCATCGCCTGGGTGTTCTCGCCCCTCAGCCGCAACTTCGTCACGGTGATGATGCGCCTGGCGCGGGAGCGGGACGAGGTGCGCATCGTCGCCGACCAGACCAGCACTCCAACCAGCGCCGTCGACCTGGCCGATTTCCTGGTCCGCACCACGCCGCGCTGGGCCGCCGCGTCGGCGGGGGACGAGGCGTTCGGCCTGTTCCACTTCGCCAACAGCGGCGTGGCGACCCGCTTCGAACTGGCTTCCGCCGCTATCGCCCGCGATCCGCAGACGCGGGCGCGACTGACGCCCGTGCCGATGACGGCCTTTCCCGAGCCCGCGCCGCGCCCGGCCTATTCGGCGCTCGACACAGGAAAGCTGTCACGGGTTTTCGGCGAACATCCCCGGGCCTGGCGTGAGGCGGTCGCCGAAACCGCTGACGCTCTGGTGGCGAACGGCGCTTTGAACAGCTAA
- the fsa gene encoding fructose-6-phosphate aldolase, producing MQIFLDSTDTKLIAELAETGLVDGVTTNPTLIAKSGRPMLEVIAEICDLVPGPISAEVAAIKADAMIAEGEKLAGIAPNVVVKVPLTRDGLIATAHFSRQGIKTNVTLCFSAVQALLAAKAGATYISPFIGRLDDQGADGMGLITDIRAIYDNYDFDTEILAASIRTVGHVKEAALSGADCATLPANLFGELFKHPLTDKGLEQFLKDWAGTGQSIL from the coding sequence ATGCAGATTTTCCTCGACTCCACCGACACCAAGCTGATCGCCGAACTGGCCGAGACGGGCCTCGTGGATGGCGTGACCACCAATCCGACCCTGATCGCCAAGTCGGGCCGCCCGATGCTCGAGGTGATCGCCGAGATCTGCGATCTGGTGCCCGGCCCGATCAGCGCCGAGGTCGCCGCCATCAAGGCCGACGCCATGATCGCCGAGGGCGAAAAGCTTGCGGGCATCGCCCCCAATGTCGTGGTCAAGGTGCCCCTGACCCGTGACGGCCTGATCGCCACTGCGCATTTCAGCCGCCAAGGCATCAAGACCAATGTGACCCTGTGCTTCTCGGCGGTGCAGGCCCTGCTCGCCGCCAAGGCCGGCGCGACTTACATATCGCCCTTCATCGGCCGCCTGGACGACCAGGGCGCCGACGGCATGGGCCTGATCACCGACATCCGGGCGATCTACGACAACTACGACTTCGACACCGAGATCCTCGCCGCCTCGATCCGCACCGTGGGTCACGTGAAGGAGGCCGCGCTCTCGGGCGCCGATTGCGCGACGCTGCCGGCCAACCTGTTCGGCGAGCTGTTCAAGCATCCCCTGACCGACAAGGGCCTTGAGCAGTTCCTCAAGGACTGGGCGGGCACTGGCCAGTCGATCCTTTAG
- a CDS encoding TonB-dependent receptor plug domain-containing protein, whose product MRIQLLAAASVFSLASAIGGAAMAQAEAGPAPATAQSGVLSFTPDFFAALLPNTALEMVERIPGFKLEDGEDLRGFAGAAGNVLIDGVRPASKSDTGSTVLQRTPATRVERIDLIRGGTGGIDMQNYAVVVNVILKPEASREHIVTVEPYLFEGGPEMYRLRYEFSSRANGRQWGVQLGQGVDLDDGTGPGRLTRRRADGGLISDEPMETDFKGGGKYLRGNWAGPVLGGRLELTGSLDEDFWKSSAAFGEAARFRRSDYREDELSGDLGARYERRFANSFKLEARLIQNLEDGESVERSRGFGAEQVFTADYQSGESIARASLRWEGSPKLTLEGGGEVAYNFLDTKQRFTIGGENIPLPSASVKVEEKRGEMFGQAIWRPRSDLVIDGIVRVERSVISQSGDATSEKTFTFVKPRVVATWTPVKNNQFRFRFERELGQLDFDDFAASAALDNDQVFGGNVDLEPEQRWISEFVYERRFWGDGVVSLTLRHDEIIDAIDQIPLPDDLSATGNIGDGVLNRVAINLTLPLERFKVPGGRLVVNTKWDRTEVTDPTTGDKRRISWVEHNRHLVSFTQDLPRWKLTYGVDYIPPFKRVRYRPDETVRMEVVNFLNAYVEYKPKPDLAIRLMVTRWNDFPFERTIYADRFTRQVELVELRQTDPREFVQIRLRKSF is encoded by the coding sequence ATGCGCATCCAACTGCTCGCGGCGGCGTCCGTATTCAGCCTCGCTTCCGCCATCGGCGGCGCGGCCATGGCCCAGGCGGAAGCTGGACCGGCCCCGGCGACAGCCCAGAGCGGCGTCCTCTCATTCACCCCTGATTTCTTCGCCGCCCTGCTGCCCAATACGGCGCTGGAGATGGTCGAGCGCATTCCCGGTTTCAAACTGGAGGACGGCGAGGACCTTCGCGGCTTCGCCGGGGCCGCCGGCAACGTCCTGATCGACGGGGTGCGCCCGGCCTCCAAGTCCGACACCGGCTCCACCGTCCTGCAGCGCACCCCTGCCACGCGGGTGGAGCGCATCGACCTGATCCGCGGCGGGACCGGCGGCATCGACATGCAGAACTATGCGGTGGTCGTGAACGTGATCCTCAAGCCCGAGGCGTCGCGTGAGCACATCGTCACCGTCGAGCCCTATCTGTTCGAGGGCGGACCGGAGATGTACCGCCTGCGCTACGAGTTCAGCTCGCGCGCCAATGGCCGCCAGTGGGGCGTTCAACTGGGCCAGGGCGTGGACCTGGACGACGGCACAGGCCCGGGCCGCCTGACCCGCCGCCGGGCCGATGGAGGTCTGATTTCCGACGAGCCCATGGAGACCGACTTCAAGGGCGGCGGCAAATACCTGCGCGGCAACTGGGCGGGCCCGGTGCTGGGCGGCCGCCTCGAGCTGACCGGCAGCCTCGACGAGGACTTCTGGAAAAGCAGCGCCGCCTTCGGCGAGGCCGCCCGCTTCCGCCGCTCCGACTATCGCGAGGACGAACTGAGCGGCGACCTGGGCGCGCGCTATGAGCGTCGCTTCGCCAACAGCTTCAAGCTGGAAGCCCGCCTGATCCAGAACCTGGAGGACGGCGAGTCGGTGGAGCGCAGCCGCGGCTTTGGCGCGGAGCAGGTGTTCACCGCCGACTACCAGTCTGGCGAAAGCATCGCGCGGGCCTCCCTGCGCTGGGAAGGCTCGCCCAAGCTGACTCTCGAGGGCGGCGGCGAGGTCGCCTACAACTTCCTGGACACAAAGCAGCGCTTCACCATCGGCGGCGAGAACATTCCCCTGCCCAGCGCCTCGGTGAAGGTCGAGGAGAAGCGCGGCGAGATGTTCGGCCAGGCAATCTGGCGTCCGCGCTCGGACTTGGTCATCGACGGCATCGTGCGGGTCGAACGCTCGGTGATCAGCCAGTCGGGCGACGCGACCTCGGAAAAGACCTTCACCTTCGTCAAGCCGCGGGTGGTCGCCACCTGGACGCCGGTCAAGAACAACCAGTTTCGCTTCCGCTTCGAGCGGGAGCTGGGCCAGCTGGATTTCGATGACTTCGCCGCCTCGGCCGCGCTCGACAACGATCAAGTGTTCGGCGGCAATGTGGACCTGGAGCCCGAGCAGCGCTGGATCAGCGAGTTCGTCTATGAGCGCCGCTTCTGGGGCGACGGCGTGGTCAGCCTGACCCTGCGCCATGACGAGATCATCGACGCCATCGACCAGATCCCTCTGCCGGACGACCTGTCGGCCACGGGCAATATCGGCGACGGCGTGCTGAACCGCGTGGCGATCAACCTGACCCTGCCGCTGGAGCGCTTCAAGGTTCCGGGCGGTCGTCTGGTGGTCAACACCAAGTGGGACCGCACCGAGGTCACCGACCCGACCACCGGCGACAAGCGCCGCATCTCGTGGGTGGAGCACAACCGCCACCTGGTCAGCTTCACCCAGGACCTGCCGCGCTGGAAGCTGACCTATGGCGTCGACTACATCCCGCCCTTCAAGCGGGTGCGCTACCGCCCGGACGAGACGGTGCGCATGGAGGTGGTCAATTTCCTCAACGCCTACGTGGAATACAAACCCAAGCCGGACCTCGCCATCCGCCTGATGGTGACGCGCTGGAACGATTTCCCGTTCGAGCGGACGATCTACGCCGACCGCTTCACGCGTCAGGTAGAGCTGGTCGAGCTGCGCCAGACGGACCCGCGCGAGTTCGTGCAGATCCGCCTGCGCAAGAGCTTCTAG
- a CDS encoding alpha/beta hydrolase has translation MIRSLWAPLAGVAFLVAAGAAKAAEPQFTPGACVGDYAGAPYKVDCGTMTVDEARGDPKSRRITFPVAIVRALEPKGLPPVVYFHGGPGGDAVESVPARLKRPAAKEFIAVDQDWIFFDHRGTGLSQPNMNCPGTALTDAGPPSKKDADGIIACLKAFRAQGVDLTRYNAVEVARDVQDMRKALKLGQIDLYGGSYGTRIEAAVQTHAPEGVRAVVQDSPWPPEAAWTVGGPEMVASSLYVVMAKCEAITECASRYPNLKARLQTMAAKFMAGPQTIGGKTYSADDLGGYLMDASYFAAPVLPQQLSKIITGDMSPVDEFMASRDYYSEGQFMTHLCKEEIPFEKRAGIMAGAKGDAVAELMVAPMERIHDICAAVNWGKVWPVEQQPVKTKIPTLFLAAEIDPGCPPELTEAAAKGYVGSQVVIVTNATHGVAGTSACTRKMVRNYFLDPSKPVDRSCLPAKDTPMAFVY, from the coding sequence ATGATCCGTTCCTTGTGGGCGCCTTTGGCGGGCGTTGCGTTCCTGGTCGCAGCCGGCGCGGCCAAGGCGGCCGAGCCGCAGTTCACACCTGGCGCGTGCGTGGGCGACTATGCCGGCGCGCCCTACAAGGTGGACTGCGGAACCATGACGGTGGACGAGGCGCGAGGCGATCCGAAGTCGCGCCGCATCACCTTCCCCGTCGCCATCGTACGCGCGCTGGAACCCAAGGGCCTGCCGCCGGTCGTCTATTTCCACGGCGGCCCCGGCGGCGACGCGGTTGAGAGCGTGCCCGCCCGGCTGAAGCGCCCGGCGGCGAAGGAGTTCATCGCGGTCGACCAGGACTGGATATTCTTCGACCATCGCGGCACGGGCCTGAGCCAGCCGAACATGAACTGCCCAGGCACGGCCCTGACCGACGCCGGCCCGCCGTCCAAGAAGGACGCCGACGGCATCATCGCCTGCCTGAAGGCGTTCCGGGCCCAGGGCGTCGACCTGACCCGCTACAACGCCGTAGAAGTCGCTCGCGACGTTCAGGACATGCGCAAGGCCCTCAAGCTGGGCCAGATCGACCTCTATGGCGGCTCCTATGGCACGCGCATCGAGGCGGCGGTCCAGACCCATGCGCCGGAAGGCGTGCGCGCCGTGGTGCAGGACAGCCCCTGGCCGCCGGAGGCAGCCTGGACGGTCGGCGGGCCGGAGATGGTCGCCAGCTCGCTGTACGTGGTCATGGCCAAGTGCGAGGCGATTACCGAATGCGCCAGCCGCTATCCGAACCTGAAGGCCCGCCTGCAGACGATGGCCGCCAAGTTCATGGCCGGTCCGCAGACCATCGGCGGCAAGACCTATAGCGCCGATGACCTGGGCGGCTACCTGATGGACGCCAGCTACTTCGCCGCGCCCGTCCTGCCGCAGCAGCTATCGAAGATCATCACCGGCGACATGTCGCCCGTGGACGAGTTCATGGCCTCCCGCGACTACTATTCGGAGGGCCAGTTCATGACCCACCTGTGCAAGGAGGAGATCCCCTTCGAGAAGCGCGCGGGGATCATGGCCGGCGCCAAGGGCGATGCGGTGGCCGAGCTGATGGTCGCGCCGATGGAGCGCATCCACGACATCTGCGCCGCCGTGAACTGGGGCAAGGTCTGGCCGGTCGAGCAGCAGCCCGTGAAGACGAAGATCCCGACCCTGTTCCTGGCCGCCGAAATCGACCCCGGCTGCCCGCCGGAGCTGACCGAGGCGGCGGCCAAGGGCTATGTCGGCAGCCAGGTGGTCATTGTCACCAACGCCACCCATGGCGTGGCCGGGACCAGCGCCTGCACACGCAAGATGGTGCGCAACTACTTCCTCGACCCGTCCAAGCCGGTGGATCGCTCGTGCCTGCCGGCCAAGGACACGCCCATGGCTTTCGTCTACTAG